The stretch of DNA ACCCTCAACGCGGTGATCACGGTCCAGGTGGGCTCGCAGATCTCGGGCCAGATCAAGGAGCTGCACGCCGACTTCAACTCGGTGGTGAAGAAGGATCAGCTGATCGCCCGCATCGACCCCGAGTCGTTCGAGGCCAAGGTCAACCAGACCAAGGCGCAGGTGGACGCGGCGCGGGCGTCGGTGCTGAACCAGCAGGCGGTGGTCGAGAAGACCCGGGCCGATCTCGAGAACGCCCGCGCCGCCCTGGCCGCCAGCCGAGCCAATACCGCCAAGGCCCGGGTGACGGTGGTCGACTCCAAGCGCACCCTCGGTCGCAACCACGACCTGCGCACGCGCGGGCTCATCGCCCAGGCCGATGAGGACACCGCGCAGGCCGCCTACGACTCCGCGGTGGCCCAGCAGGAGGCGTCCAAGGCCCAGGAAGAGGCCCAGGCCTCCGCGGTCCGCTCGGCGGAAGCGCAGCTGCGCGTGGCCGAGGCGATGCTGACGAACGCCAAGGCCCAGGTCGCTCAGAACGCGGCCGCGCTCCGGCAGGCCCAGGTCGACCTCGACCGCACCTTCATCCGCGCCCCGGTGGACGGCGTCGTGGTCGGCCGCAACGTGGACCGGGGCCAGACCGTCGCCGCGAGCCTGCAGGCGCCCACCCTGTTCACCATCGCTCAGGACCTCCGCAACATGCAGGTGGACACCAACGTCGACGAGGCCGACGTCGGCCGCGTCAAGCTGGGCCAGAGCGTGACCTTCACGGTGGACTCCTTCCCGGGCCGCACGTTCAGCGGCGAGGTCGTGCAGATCCGAAAGGCGCCCCTGGTCGTGCAGAACGTCGTCACGTACGATGTCGTGGTGAGCGCCAAGAACCCGGACCAGCGCCTCCTGCCCGGCATGACCGCCAACGTGCGCATCGTGATCGAGCAGAAGGACAACGTGATGCAGGTCCCGAACGCGGCGCTGCGCTTCCGCCCGCCCGGGGTCGAGGCCACCGAGCGCGAGCGCCCGGCGCGGCCGTCCGGAGGCGGTCGGGCCGGGGGTCCTCCCGCGGGGCGGGTATGGATCGTCGGCACCGACGGCAAGCCGACCGCCGTTCCGCTCCAGCTGGGCATCGGCGATGGCACCTACACCGAGATCGCGAAGGGCGACCTCAAGGAGGGCGAGCAGGTGATCGTGGGCCTCGCCATCCCGGGCGAGCGTCCGCCGCAATCCGGGTCCGCCCCGCGCATACGGCTCTGAGATGGCGGAGGCCCTCATCCGCACCGAGGCCCTCGTGAAGGACTACCATCTCGGCTCGCGCAAGATCCACGCGCTCCGAGGCGTCTCGGTGGCCATCCGGCCGGCGGAGTTCGTGGCGGTCATGGGGCCGTCGGGCTCCGGCAAGTCGACCTTCATGAACCTGCTCGGCTGTCTGGACACGCCGACCTCGGGCCGCTACCACCTGGACGGGCTCGACGTATCGCGCATGGGCGGCGACGCGCTCGCGCGGGTGCGAAACGAGAAGATCGGCTTCGTGTTCCAGACGTTCAACCTGCTGCCCCGCACCACCGCGCTCGAGAACGTGGAGCTGCCGCTGCTCTACAGCGCGGCGCTGCCCCGGGACCGGCAGGCCCGCGCCCGGGCCAAGCTGGCCGCGGTCGGCCTCTCCGAGCGCGAGCATCACCATCCCGCGCAGCTGTCCGGCGGCCAGCAGCAGCGGGTGGCCATCGCGCGGGCCCTCATCAACGAGCCGGTGCTGATCCTGGCCGACGAGCCGACCGGCGCGCTGGATTCACGCACCAGCGTCGAGATCATGGCGCTGTTCCAGGACCTGAACCGGGAGGGCATCACGGTGGTGGTGGTCACCCACGAGGCCGACATCGCGCGCTACGCCGGCCGCGTCCTGAGCTTCCGCGACGGTCACCTCACGCGCGACGAAGCGGTCCGCGACCGGCTGGTCGCCCGCGACCTTCTCGCCACCCTGCCCCAGGGTGAGCAGGCCGACGAGGAGGACGTGGAAGCCGAGGCGGCCTCCACATGAACCCGCTGGCCAGCGCGCGCATCGCGGTGCGGGCCCTGCGGGTCAACAAGCTGCGCAGCGCCCTCACCATGCTGGGCATCGTGATCGGGGTGGGCGCGGTCATCACCATGGTGGCGGTGGGCGCCGGCGCGCAGGCGCGAGTGGCCGAGCAGATCCAGAGCCTGGGCGCGAATCTGATCATCATCTGGCCGGGCACGGTCAACCTCTCCGGCGTCCGGCTCGGTGCGGGCGCCCAGGCCTCGCTGTCCGAGGACGACGCGTGGGCGATCCAGAGCGAGATCCCTCTCGTGGAGGTGGTCGCTCCGCACTCGCGCGGCAGCGCCCAGGTCGTGTACTCCAACCTCAACTGGGCCACCGTCATCCTGGGAGTGACGCCGGAGTACTTCTCGGCGCGGGACTGGGACGTGATCTCGGGACGGATCATGACCCAGGAGGAGGTAGACGGCGCCTCCAAGGTCGCGCTGGTGGGCCAGACGGTGGCCCGCAACCTGTTCGGCGAGGAGGATCCGCTCGGACAGGTGATCCGCATCAAGAAGGTGCCGTTCACGATCATCGGGATGATGGACCGCAAGGGCCAGACCACCTACGGCCAGGACCAGGACGATCAGATCCTGATCCCGCTGTCCACCGCCAAGAAGAAGGTCCTGGGCGGCAACCTGGCCAAGGGCCGCGCGGTCGGGACCATCTCGATCAAGGTCCGCGAAGCCTCCATGATGAAGGAGGCCGAGAACGAGATCCGGGCGCTGATCCGGCAGCGTCACCGCCTGCTGCCCCATCACGAGGACGACTTCAATCTGCGCAACCTGTCCGAGGTCCTCGAGTCGCAGGAGGCGTCGTCCCGGGTGCTGACCGTGCTGTTGGCCGCCATCGCTTCGGTTTCGCTCCTGGTAGGTGGAATCGGTATCATGAACATCATGCTGGTCTCGGTCACGGAGCGGACGCGCGAGATCGGCCTGCGGATGGCGGTGGGCGCCCGGGGCCGGGACATCCTCGCCCAGTTCCTGGTGGAGGCGGTCACCCTCTCGCTCATCGGCGGCGCCATCGGCGTCGGCGCGGGCCTCCTGGGCTCCTACGCGATCGCCTACTTCGCGGAGTGGCGCACCCTGCTCCAGATCGACGCGATCCTGGTAGCGTTCGGCTTCTCGGCGGCGGTCGGCATCTTCTTCGGCTTCTATCCGGCCCGCAAGGCGGCGAGCCTCAATCCGATCGACGCGCTGAGATACGAATGATCGGCCGCCGATGGCTGGCGGCCGGCCTCCTGTTCGCTCTCGGCACCGCCGCCCACGCGCAGACGTTCACGCCTCAGTCGCCCTCCCGTCTCTCGGTGAGCTTCACCGCCGAGCGCGTGGGCAGCGGGCGGGTGCTCGTCTACGGCGAGGTGCGCAACGGCACCAACGCGACCTGCGAGCGGGTGATCGTGGGCGTCGAGGGGCTCGACGAGAACGGCCGGGTCGTCAGCCGCGGCCGCGGCTACGTGTTCGGCGTCGTGCCCCAGCGGGGCAGCTCACCGTTCGAGGTCCGGCTGTCCTCGCCCGGCACCGAGAAGCGCTATCGGGTCGAGATCGAGTCCTTCCAGTTCTCCTCGTCCGGCAACTGATCGTCTCGAGGTGAAGAAGCGGAAGCCTGCGCGTCCTCGTCGCTCCCCGGACCGGCGGCGGCGCGCGAAGCGCGCCCGGGCTCGGGCCCTCCGGACGTCGCCGGTCCCGCCTCCCGCCCCCGTCCCGCCGGCGCCGGCCCTGCCGCCGCCGTCGATCGGGCCGGTCGCCACCCAGGTGGAGCAGCATGGCCTGCCGGTGGTCGCCGAGCTGGGACGCGTGGTCCGAGGATCGGGCGCCGGCCGCGAGAAGCTGGAGCGGGCGATGCGGATCCTGTTCGCGGCCTATGGAGCCGACGATCCGGACTTCGCCGGGCTGTTCCTCACCGGCTGGGCCCGCGCGCGCCACGACAAGCAGTTCCGGCTCACCCTCGCCTGGCAGCGCGAGCAGATCCGCCTCTGCATCGAGGAGATCCTGAGCGAGGGCGTCCGGACACGTGGATTCCGCCGCGATCTGGACGTCGGCGCGCTGGCGATGGTGATCGTGGGCGCCGCCGAGAGCTGTCTGCTGCAGGCCGCCACCGAGGGCGGCAGCGTGACCGGCGACCGCGTCATCCAGAGCCTGCTCGCTCTGACCGACGCCGGGGCGAGCGGCGGGCCGCTCAGCGGGGCTTGAGCTCGATCCGGTAGCCGTCCGGATCCT from Candidatus Methylomirabilota bacterium encodes:
- a CDS encoding TetR family transcriptional regulator C-terminal domain-containing protein, which gives rise to MKKRKPARPRRSPDRRRRAKRARARALRTSPVPPPAPVPPAPALPPPSIGPVATQVEQHGLPVVAELGRVVRGSGAGREKLERAMRILFAAYGADDPDFAGLFLTGWARARHDKQFRLTLAWQREQIRLCIEEILSEGVRTRGFRRDLDVGALAMVIVGAAESCLLQAATEGGSVTGDRVIQSLLALTDAGASGGPLSGA
- a CDS encoding efflux RND transporter periplasmic adaptor subunit, whose translation is MKRRLFWIIGIVVAAGLITGGYLYTQGIGARPAFRTAAVTRGPLTSAVSATGTLNAVITVQVGSQISGQIKELHADFNSVVKKDQLIARIDPESFEAKVNQTKAQVDAARASVLNQQAVVEKTRADLENARAALAASRANTAKARVTVVDSKRTLGRNHDLRTRGLIAQADEDTAQAAYDSAVAQQEASKAQEEAQASAVRSAEAQLRVAEAMLTNAKAQVAQNAAALRQAQVDLDRTFIRAPVDGVVVGRNVDRGQTVAASLQAPTLFTIAQDLRNMQVDTNVDEADVGRVKLGQSVTFTVDSFPGRTFSGEVVQIRKAPLVVQNVVTYDVVVSAKNPDQRLLPGMTANVRIVIEQKDNVMQVPNAALRFRPPGVEATERERPARPSGGGRAGGPPAGRVWIVGTDGKPTAVPLQLGIGDGTYTEIAKGDLKEGEQVIVGLAIPGERPPQSGSAPRIRL
- a CDS encoding ABC transporter ATP-binding protein yields the protein MAEALIRTEALVKDYHLGSRKIHALRGVSVAIRPAEFVAVMGPSGSGKSTFMNLLGCLDTPTSGRYHLDGLDVSRMGGDALARVRNEKIGFVFQTFNLLPRTTALENVELPLLYSAALPRDRQARARAKLAAVGLSEREHHHPAQLSGGQQQRVAIARALINEPVLILADEPTGALDSRTSVEIMALFQDLNREGITVVVVTHEADIARYAGRVLSFRDGHLTRDEAVRDRLVARDLLATLPQGEQADEEDVEAEAAST
- a CDS encoding FxLYD domain-containing protein; translation: MIGRRWLAAGLLFALGTAAHAQTFTPQSPSRLSVSFTAERVGSGRVLVYGEVRNGTNATCERVIVGVEGLDENGRVVSRGRGYVFGVVPQRGSSPFEVRLSSPGTEKRYRVEIESFQFSSSGN
- a CDS encoding ABC transporter permease; amino-acid sequence: MNPLASARIAVRALRVNKLRSALTMLGIVIGVGAVITMVAVGAGAQARVAEQIQSLGANLIIIWPGTVNLSGVRLGAGAQASLSEDDAWAIQSEIPLVEVVAPHSRGSAQVVYSNLNWATVILGVTPEYFSARDWDVISGRIMTQEEVDGASKVALVGQTVARNLFGEEDPLGQVIRIKKVPFTIIGMMDRKGQTTYGQDQDDQILIPLSTAKKKVLGGNLAKGRAVGTISIKVREASMMKEAENEIRALIRQRHRLLPHHEDDFNLRNLSEVLESQEASSRVLTVLLAAIASVSLLVGGIGIMNIMLVSVTERTREIGLRMAVGARGRDILAQFLVEAVTLSLIGGAIGVGAGLLGSYAIAYFAEWRTLLQIDAILVAFGFSAAVGIFFGFYPARKAASLNPIDALRYE